Within Burkholderia cepacia GG4, the genomic segment CATCCCGTCCGCCCTCCGTCGAGCACGGCGGACAACCGGGCGCCGCCGTCGCGCGGCCGCCCGCCAACCTCCGGGGAGATCACGTTGTTAAACCGAATCGTCACGGCGCTGCTGCTCGCGCTCGCCGCGCAACCGGGCATCGCTAAAGACACCGTCACGCTGCGCGTCGGTGAACAGAACTACTTCAACATCCAGGCGTCGATGGAGGCGTCCGGCGTGCTGAAGGACCTGCCTTACACGATCGAGTGGAAGCACTTCCAGGCCGCTGCACCCGTCGCCGAAAGCCTGAACGGCAACGCGATCGACCTCGGCTTCCTCGGCGATTCCGCGCTGCTCACGCTGGCCGCGCGCGGCGCGCCGGTCAAGGTCGTCGCGGTGTCGCGGCAGAGCCTCGACGGCGTCGCGATCCTCGTGCCGAAGAACTCGACGGTGCGCACCGTCGCCGACCTGCAGGGCAAGACCATTGCCGTGTGGCGCGGCGCGTGGAGCCAGCAGCTCGTGCTGCGCGCGCTCGAGCATGCCGGCCTGCGCGCGGATTCGGTCAAGTACGCCTACCTGATGCCGATCGATGCGACCAACGCGCTCGCGAACGGCTCGGTCGATGCCGTGTCGTTGTGGGAGCCGTTCGTCAGCACGCTCGCGCTGCGGCAGGGCGCGCGGCCCGTGACGACTGCGCAGGGGCTGATGCCCGCGTTGAGCTTCGTCGCGGCGAACGAACAGGCGGCTACGGCCAGGCGCGCGGAGATCACCGATTTCCTGAAGCGCGTGGTGGCCGCGCGCCAATGGGTCGACAGCCATCCACGCGAGTACGCGGACCTGTGGGCCAAGCGCGCGAAGCTCGAGCCGGATGTCGCGTACCGCTGGCTCAACAACGCGCACCAGCGCGTGGGCCCGGTCGACGACACGGCAGCGAAGGACGCGCAGAACACCGCCGATTTCCTGCACAAGGCCGGCGTGATTCCGGCCGCGTACGACACGGCGAAGCTGCTCGACCGCTCGTATGCGGGCGCGTTTGCGGCGCCCGCGCAAAAGACGGCCGCCGCGCAGTGAGCGCGCGGCGGCGCCCGCCAGTTCCGATCCACAACCACAAGGACAGCCCGACATGCCTGTCGC encodes:
- a CDS encoding ABC transporter substrate-binding protein gives rise to the protein MLNRIVTALLLALAAQPGIAKDTVTLRVGEQNYFNIQASMEASGVLKDLPYTIEWKHFQAAAPVAESLNGNAIDLGFLGDSALLTLAARGAPVKVVAVSRQSLDGVAILVPKNSTVRTVADLQGKTIAVWRGAWSQQLVLRALEHAGLRADSVKYAYLMPIDATNALANGSVDAVSLWEPFVSTLALRQGARPVTTAQGLMPALSFVAANEQAATARRAEITDFLKRVVAARQWVDSHPREYADLWAKRAKLEPDVAYRWLNNAHQRVGPVDDTAAKDAQNTADFLHKAGVIPAAYDTAKLLDRSYAGAFAAPAQKTAAAQ